Proteins encoded by one window of Dioscorea cayenensis subsp. rotundata cultivar TDr96_F1 chromosome 6, TDr96_F1_v2_PseudoChromosome.rev07_lg8_w22 25.fasta, whole genome shotgun sequence:
- the LOC120263137 gene encoding uncharacterized protein LOC120263137, with the protein MLSRKWMYNRNLPGRKGLTDEFIAGVDEFIQFAVSQDDSYKNGENIRCPCFKCKNTRFLAPDDVVLHLYRRGFKQCYWNWTCHGEELFPINEELNENRDQSVEHVANWGEYEQMTWDQRMVYDCLRSRVPIWPPSHCNDEAGPSVQPPLDEPTSGCENHSQLSFVARMLSIKSDANMSEADFNSMITAIKEVLRPDNTMPTDYYHHRKTMNELGLPVVKIDACKNGCMLYWKHDATEVSCKFCDEPRYKQVKGRRRLPNDHAHKKIAQAILRYLPLTPRLQRLYASNATATHMTWHATHERNEGVMQHPSDAEAWKHFDRTYLDFAQEPRNIRLGLCADGFAPHGQFGRTYSCWPVVVTPYNLPPGMCMKRPYMFLTLICPGPKNPKKNIDVFLQPLIDELNNLWVSGEMTYDISKSEYFRMRAALLWTINDFPAYGMLSGWSTAGVLGCPICMESSNAFHLQHGRKASYFDCHRKFLPKNHSYRKDKKSFIRGRVEKNGAPPKLSGDEILNRVMMFPTAVEDPINTPPGYGADHKWTKRSIFWDLPYWKTNLIRHNLDVMHIEKNVFDNVFFTVMDVKGKSKDNINRLIPIAFRELLPSFIWNPLTELSLLFQCICSVVLDIGKLIDLEEKVAVILCNLEKIFPPAFFDSMEHLVVHLPYEARIGGPVQYRWMYPFERFLLELKKTLKSKAHVEGSICQAYIAQEINIFAEHYFEPHISCRRRRLRRNDEGVSNDIFPPFSIFNYIGRAQGRPKIRWLSENELHVAHTYILRNCPEVHPYYKIFVNYLQGNPADAIDKAIDKHFAKWFESFVANEINQVTDPLLQSLAWGPSKKATTWPGYFINGYNFHTVTHGMEKATMNSGVCVQGTNADDSSTDFYGLLEDIVQLEYHGSRWNHVVLFECTWFDPINGTKVHPIYKLVDINRKRIYPKYDPFVLAQQAIQVNYIDYPSTKKDKVDWLVRVQD; encoded by the exons ATGTTGTCAAGAAAATGGATGTATAATCGAAATCTGCCTGGACGAAAAGGATTGACTGATGAATTTATTGCTGGGGTGgatgaattcatccaatttgcagtTAGTCAAGATGACTCTTACAAAAATGGGGAGAATATTCGGTGCCcttgttttaagtgcaaaaacACACGATTTCTGGCTCCAGATGATGTAGTTTTGCATTTATATCGCCGTGGGTTTAAACAATGTTATTGGAACTGGACTTGTCATGGGGAAGAATTATTCCCAATTAATGAGGAGCTAAATGAGAATCGTGACCAAAGTGTAGAACATGTGGCAAACTGGGGTGAATATGAGCAAATGACTTGGGACCAAAGAATGGTGTATGATTGTTTGCGTTCTCGTGTTCCGATATGGCCACCATCTCATTGTAATGATGAAGCTGGTCCAAGTGTGCAACCACCATTAGATGAGCCAACTTCTG GATGTGAGAATCACTCCCAGTTGTCTTTCGTTGCTAGGATGTTATCTATCAAGTCTGATGCTAACATGTCTGAGGCTGATTTCAATTCCATGATTACCGCAATTAAAGAAGTTCTTCGTCCAGATAATACAATGCCAACTGATTATTACCATCATAGGAAAACTATGAATGAACTTGGTTTGCCTGTGGTTAAAATAGATGCTTGCAAAAATGGTTGCATGTTGTATTGGAAACATGATGCTACGGAAGTCTCTTGCAAATTTTGTGATGAGCCGAGGTACAAGCAAGTCAAGGGTCGACGTAGGCTACCTAATGATCACGCTCATAAAAAGATTGCACAAGCAATACTGAGATACTTGCCATTAACTCCAAGATTACAGAGGTTGTATGCTTCTAATGCTACAGCAACGCATATGACCTGGCATGCCACTCATGAAAGAAACGAGGGAGTAATGCAACATCCATCTGATGCCGAGGCATGGAAACATTTTGATAGAACTTATCTTGATTTTGCCCAGGAACCTCGTAATATTCGTTTGGGTTTATGTGCTGATGGCTTTGCACCGCATGGACAATTTGGGAGGACTTATTCATGTTGGCCAGTGGTTGTGACTCCTTATAACCTTCCACCAGGCATGTGCATGAAAAGGCCTTATATGTTCTTAACTCTAATTTGTCCCGGGCCTAAGAACCCGAAGAAGAACATAGATGTTTTTCTACAACCTTTAATTGATGAGCTGAATAATTTATGGGTTTCTGGTGAAATGACGTATGATATTTCCAAAAGTGAATATTTTCGCATGAGGGCTGCACTTTTGtggacaattaatgattttcctgCGTACGGGATGCTATCTGGGTGGAGTACTGCCGGGGTTTTAGGATGTCCAATATGTATGGAGAGCTCCAATGCTTTTCATCTACAACATGGTCGGAAGGCAAGCTATTTTGATTGTCATCGAAAGTTCTTACCAAAAAATCATTCGTACCGTAAGGACAAAAAGTCTTTCATTCGAGGTCGTGTGGAAAAAAATGGTGCACCACCAAAATTGTCGGGGGATGAAATTCTTAATCGAGTTATGATGTTCCCAACAGCAGTGGAGGACCCAATTAACACTCCCCCAGGGTATGGAGCAGATCATAAATGGACAAAAAGAAGCATTTTTTGGGATCTTCCTTATTGGAAAACCAATTTGATCCGACACAATCTTGATGTGATGCACATCGAGAAAAATGTTTTTGATAATGTGTTTTTCACTGTGATGGATGTGAAAGGGAAGAGCAAGGATAACATTAAC AGGCTGATTCCGATTGCTTTTAGGGAATTGCTACCATCGTTCATTTGGAATCCATTAACAGAATTAAGCTTATTATTCCAGTGTATATGTTCTGTTGTGCTTGACATTGGCAAACTTATTGATTTAGAAGAAAAGGTTGCAGTGATTTTATGTAACTTGGAAAAGATTTTCCCACCGGCATTTTTTGATTCTATGGAGCATCTTGTTGTTCATTTGCCCTATGAGGCTAGAATTGGAGGCCCTgttcaatatagatggatgtatccttttgaGAG GTTTCTTCTAGAACTAAAGAAAACTTTAAAGAGTAAAGCACATGTTGAGGGTTCAATCTGTCAAGCATATATTGCACAGGAAATCAACATTTTTGCAGAGCATTACTTTGAACCTCACATATCATGTAGGAGGAGGAGATTGCGACGAAATGATGAGGGTGTGAGTAATGACATTTTCCCACCTTTCTCCATATTCAATTACATTGGTCGAGCTCAAGGTCGTCCAAAGATCAGGTGGCTATCGGAAAATGAGCTACATGTAGCGCATACGTACATATTGCGAAATTGCCCGGAAGTACATCCATATTACAA GATATTTGTCAATTATCTACAAGGTAACCCCGCTGATGCTATTGATAAGGCGATTGACAAGCATTTTGCAAAGTGGTTTGAAAGTTTT GTTGCAAATGAGATCAATCAAGTCACAGATCCTCTCTTGCAGAGCTTGGCTTGGGGTCCATCTAAGAAAGCAACAACATGGCCAGgatattttattaatggttATAACTTTCATACTGTCACACATGGCATGGAGAAGGCCACCATGAATAGTGGTGTTTGTGTACAAGGGACCAATGCTGATGATTCATCTACTGATTTCTATGGTTTACTTGAAGATATAGTCCAACTTGAGTATCATGGTAGTAGATGGAATCATGTCGTTCTTTTTGAGTGTACATGGTTTGACCCAATAAATGGCACTAAAGTTCATCCTATATATAAGTTGGTTGATATTAATCGGAAAAGGATTTATCCAAAGTATGATCCATTTGTGTTGGCACAACAAGCTATTCAAGTGAACTACATTGACTACCCAAGTACAAAAAAGGATAAGGTTGATTGGTTGGTACGTGTCCAAGACTAA
- the LOC120263534 gene encoding uncharacterized protein LOC120263534 isoform X2, with protein MMDRSQDSRTTSGRGQSGRRSSGRSTSSRGGRSISGRGRCTQNIHQTSANPAVVSSTPANLGMPPCIHPNIQVTTTMTPLTPIPQPSIVAPIAQSPPQPYMETSTHATEDPPIEMEGPSNESVSTGPPWVITPDSVIIDHEVKRTIHELVKGHYKEAWTGWGKVPKDVRQRIFTAFRGIYTWEAQHESSILRHLNHEASEWLKKNLYLAHNLYKAPFPWMAPAVWEGLQRYWESDEFKRKSEKNKLNRTESVSSSIVIYRGGSVSTAVHRLRLAEELGREPTLKECFIHTHKKKDGTLEVGRATQIVEEFDKALVDKCGQGVDENSINRGRIMG; from the exons ATGATGGATCGCTCTCAAGATTCTCGCACAACATCAG GACGTGGTCAGTCTGGACGTCGATCTAGTGGCCGATCAACATCAAGTCGTGGTGGCCGATCTATATCTGGCCGGGGCCGATGCACACAAAATATTCATCAAACATCTGCTAACCCTGCAGTAGTATCTAGTACACCTGCAAatttgggaatgcctccttgTATACATCCAAATATTCAAGTAACAACGACAATGACTCCATTGACACCAATTCCACAACCTTCAATAGTTGCGCCAATTGCACAAAGCCCTCCACAACCATATATGGAGACTTCTACTCATGCCACTGAGGACCCACCAATAGAAATGGAGGGGCCCTCTAATGAGTCTGTGAGCACTGGGCCCCCTTGGGTTATCACCCCAGATAGTGTAATTAT AGATCATGAAGTTAAGAGAACAATCCATGAATTGGTCAAAGGTCATTATAAAGAGGCATGGACCGGATGGGGAAAAGTGCCCAAAGATGTGAGGCAACGGATATTCACCGCTTTTAGG GGCATATACACATGGGAGGCGCAACATGAATCTTCAATCTTGCGGCATTTAAACCATGAGGCGAGTGAATGgttgaagaaaaatttgtaTCTTGCACATAATCTTTACAAGGCTCCATTTCCATGGATGGCTCCTGCAGTTTGGGAAGGTTTACAGAGGTATTGGGAGTCAGATGAGTTTAAgagaaaaagtgaaaagaacaaATTGAATAGGACAGAAAGTGTAAGCTCCTCCATTGTTATTTACCGTGGTGGATCTGTTAGTACTGCTGTGCACCGCCTAAGATTG GCGGAGGAATTAGGTAGAGAGCCGACACTAAAAGAATGCTTTATCCACACGCACAAAAAAAAGGATGGCACGCTCGAGGTTGGTCGTGCGACACAAATTGTT GAGGAATTTGACAAAGCACTAGTAGATAAATGCGGTCAAGGGGTGGATGAGAATTCTATTAACCGGGGACGAATTATGGGATGA
- the LOC120263534 gene encoding uncharacterized protein LOC120263534 isoform X1 codes for MMDRSQDSRTTSGSGRGQSGRRSSGRSTSSRGGRSISGRGRCTQNIHQTSANPAVVSSTPANLGMPPCIHPNIQVTTTMTPLTPIPQPSIVAPIAQSPPQPYMETSTHATEDPPIEMEGPSNESVSTGPPWVITPDSVIIDHEVKRTIHELVKGHYKEAWTGWGKVPKDVRQRIFTAFRGIYTWEAQHESSILRHLNHEASEWLKKNLYLAHNLYKAPFPWMAPAVWEGLQRYWESDEFKRKSEKNKLNRTESVSSSIVIYRGGSVSTAVHRLRLAEELGREPTLKECFIHTHKKKDGTLEVGRATQIVEEFDKALVDKCGQGVDENSINRGRIMG; via the exons ATGATGGATCGCTCTCAAGATTCTCGCACAACATCAG GCTCAGGACGTGGTCAGTCTGGACGTCGATCTAGTGGCCGATCAACATCAAGTCGTGGTGGCCGATCTATATCTGGCCGGGGCCGATGCACACAAAATATTCATCAAACATCTGCTAACCCTGCAGTAGTATCTAGTACACCTGCAAatttgggaatgcctccttgTATACATCCAAATATTCAAGTAACAACGACAATGACTCCATTGACACCAATTCCACAACCTTCAATAGTTGCGCCAATTGCACAAAGCCCTCCACAACCATATATGGAGACTTCTACTCATGCCACTGAGGACCCACCAATAGAAATGGAGGGGCCCTCTAATGAGTCTGTGAGCACTGGGCCCCCTTGGGTTATCACCCCAGATAGTGTAATTAT AGATCATGAAGTTAAGAGAACAATCCATGAATTGGTCAAAGGTCATTATAAAGAGGCATGGACCGGATGGGGAAAAGTGCCCAAAGATGTGAGGCAACGGATATTCACCGCTTTTAGG GGCATATACACATGGGAGGCGCAACATGAATCTTCAATCTTGCGGCATTTAAACCATGAGGCGAGTGAATGgttgaagaaaaatttgtaTCTTGCACATAATCTTTACAAGGCTCCATTTCCATGGATGGCTCCTGCAGTTTGGGAAGGTTTACAGAGGTATTGGGAGTCAGATGAGTTTAAgagaaaaagtgaaaagaacaaATTGAATAGGACAGAAAGTGTAAGCTCCTCCATTGTTATTTACCGTGGTGGATCTGTTAGTACTGCTGTGCACCGCCTAAGATTG GCGGAGGAATTAGGTAGAGAGCCGACACTAAAAGAATGCTTTATCCACACGCACAAAAAAAAGGATGGCACGCTCGAGGTTGGTCGTGCGACACAAATTGTT GAGGAATTTGACAAAGCACTAGTAGATAAATGCGGTCAAGGGGTGGATGAGAATTCTATTAACCGGGGACGAATTATGGGATGA